The Naumovozyma dairenensis CBS 421 chromosome 3, complete genome genome has a window encoding:
- the SMY1 gene encoding Smy1p (similar to Saccharomyces cerevisiae SMY1 (YKL079W); ancestral locus Anc_2.633), whose translation MYWNLTAPKATKPTTITLNTPNDSPFQQYKETEPIRVVLNLSSLKANQQDAFICDSNDKNTLKLDSQDFKFDNIFPTNSEQNEMLTVSTIKDLFDGYNQSFITYGKSNSGKSDTLFNEKDGLIRLLFEQLFKKVQSLTADNNNNNTREGNNILTFNFSLSMMEIFSSEKIYDLLSNEYTKDNPILKSLKVHQHDIIENGIKGDKHVKNLSHIQIASLDDLQKWFKIGCQRSSAIINAGTAKEKRSNSIIISKIHLEQVNPKDQLYKLSTLSFIDLYGIDKFTKKDIQLTNDEMKKLNTLMSSFQNLITTLSDPKSLPYTSSLYKDSALNKILQDYIGGNSKTTFIIPFPSPSIIQHEELIEMLKFAMGLKSIKNPLIMNVFGLNLQKQMLLFIKSSKLREENCQTKINYLQSELALKNKLLEPVATDHHEENYNDESSCSDKETIMKLKLKIESLEQVLEHISTSENPKSKTETNEHDELLKKLMDKCEDVAKLQVEIEAEKNTNSKLKQDLKYSASKQHALETMNLKLLEQLQNQEKECKELLISEERLKRELASAENLKNSKAERIVILERAIKDYRAFEKQNTILDATRIYNHTT comes from the coding sequence ATGTATTGGAACTTGACCGCTCCCAAGGCAACAAAGCCAACCACTATTACTTTGAATACACCAAACGATTCTCCTTTCCAACAATACAAAGAGACTGAGCCGATACGAGTAGTTTTGAATCTATCAAGTTTAAAGGCAAACCAGCAAGATGCATTCATTTGTGATTCAAATGATAAGAACACGTTAAAATTAGATTCACAAGATTTCAAGTTTGATAACATATTCCCTACAAACTCAgaacaaaatgaaatgCTGACTGTAAGCACAATAAAGGATCTATTTGATGGGTATAATCAATCTTTTATAACTTATGGGAAATCAAATTCAGGGAAATCTGACACGCTgtttaatgaaaaagatgGTTTGATTCGTCTATTATTCGAGCAACTATTCAAAAAGGTCCAAAGTCTTACTGctgataataacaataataatactagGGAAGGAAACAATATATTGACGTTTAACTTTAGCCTATCAATGATGGAAATTTTCTCTTCTGAAAAAATCTACGATCTTCTATCAAACGAGTACACAAAGGATAATCCTATACTGAAAAGTTTGAAAGTTCATCAACATGATATAATAGAGAATGGAATTAAAGGTGATAAACATGTCAAAAATCTGTCTCATATTCAAATAGCTTCCCTTGACgatttacaaaaatggTTTAAAATTGGTTGTCAAAGATCTAGTGCTATAATAAATGCGGGGACTGCCAAAGAGAAAAGATCAAAttctataataatatccaaAATTCATTTGGAACAAGTTAATCCGAAGGATCAACTTTATAAATTATCCACATTAAGTTTCATTGATTTATACGGAATAGATAAATTTACGAAAAAAGATATACAATTAACTAACgatgaaatgaaaaaactCAACACACTAATGTCAtcctttcaaaatttaattaCTACATTATCTGATCCAAAATCTTTACCATATACTTCATCTCTTTATAAAGATTCTgcattaaataaaatactACAAGATTACATTGGTGGTAACAGTAAGACAACATTCATAATACCATTCCCATCTCCATCCATAATACAACATGAAGAACTAATAGAAATGTTAAAATTTGCCATGGGATTGAAATCTATTAAAAAtccattaataatgaatgtCTTTGGTCTTAATCTACAGAAGcaaatgttattatttataaagaGTTCCAAATTAAGAGAAGAGAATTGCCAAACAAAGATTAATTATTTGCAATCTGAACTtgctttgaaaaataaattgcTTGAACCAGTAGCGACCGATCATCATGAGGAAAATTATAATGATGAGTCTTCATGTTCTGATAAGGAAACAattatgaaattgaaattgaaaattgaatcattagAACAAGTACTCGAACATATCTCAACATCTGAAAATCCAAAATCCAAAACAGAAACTAATGAACATGATGaactattgaagaaattaatggACAAATGTGAAGACGTTGCAAAGTTACAAGTAGAAATAGAGGCTGAAAAGAATACTAACTCTAAATTAAAGCAAGATTTAAAATACAGCGCTTCAAAACAACATGCATTAGAAACTATGAATCTTAAACTTTTAGAACAATTACAAAACCAAGAAAAGGAATGTAAAGAGCTTCTCATCTCTGAAGAAAGACTGAAAAGAGAACTGGCATCAGcagaaaatttaaaaaattccaaaGCAGAAAGGATAGTAATTTTAGAAAGGGCAATAAAAGATTATAGAgcatttgaaaaacaaaatacaATCCTCGACGCGACCAGAATCTACAATCATACAACCTAA
- the VMA5 gene encoding H(+)-transporting V1 sector ATPase subunit C (similar to Saccharomyces cerevisiae VMA5 (YKL080W); ancestral locus Anc_2.634): MASTLYSTSEFILLSLPLNVKPVTTPDLDTDSWLQQNLLNGKALVSNFNVPEFKVGSLDSLIVDSEELKKIDTQIETSLSKIIEILNGLNESSSNAYRTLPINNVPVPQYLENFQWQVRKFKLDKSIKELIDLISNESAQLDTDVRATFTNYNNAKTNLAAAERKKTGDLSVRSLHDIVKPEDFVLNSDHLTTVLIAVPKNLKSDFEKSYERMTDNVVPGSAGIIATDSEYILYNVHLFKKNAQEFVNVAREKKFIPREFNYSEELIDQLKKEHDSAASLEQSLRVQLVRLAKTAYVDVFINWFHIKTLRVYVESVLRYGLPPHFNTKIVAVPPKNLEKCKKELIEAFGFLGGNAFVKDKKGKINSKDTSLNQYSTLIDTDYEPFVLYTITL, encoded by the coding sequence atggcATCCACTTTATACTCCACAAGCGAGTTTATCCTACTATCCCTTCCTTTAAATGTTAAACCTGTCACTACTCCAGATTTAGACACTGATAGTTGGTTGCAACAAAATTTACTCAACGGTAAAGCTCTGGTGTCCAATTTCAATGTCCCAGAATTCAAAGTGGGATCTCTAGATAGTCTCATCGTTGATTCTGAAgagttgaaaaaaatagataCTCAAATTGAAACCTCATTATCTaagattattgaaattctCAATGGGTTAAACGAATCTAGTTCCAACGCGTACAGGACTTTACCAATAAATAATGTCCCCGTACCACAATATTTGGAGAATTTCCAATGGCAAgtaagaaaatttaaactAGATAAATccattaaagaattgattgatttaatttcaaatgaatcTGCTCAATTGGACACTGATGTAAGAGCCACTTTCACTAATTATAACAACGCAAAGACTAATTTAGCTGCAGCggaaagaaagaaaactGGTGATCTGTCAGTCAGATCCTTACATGATATTGTTAAACCAGAGGATTTCGTTTTGAACTCAGATCATTTAACTACAGTTCTCATCGCTGTCCctaaaaatttgaaatcagattttgaaaaatcttaTGAAAGAATGACTGATAATGTTGTTCCAGGTTCAGCTGGGATTATCGCCACTGATTCagaatatattctttataatGTACATCTTTTCAAGAAGAACGCCCAAGAGTTTGTTAATGTTGctagagaaaaaaaattcattccaagagaattcaattattctgaagaattgattgatcaattgaaaaaggaaCATGATTCTGCTGCTAGTTTAGAACAATCATTACGTGTTCAATTAGTTAGATTAGCAAAGACTGCATATGTCGATGTGTTTATTAATTGGTTCCATATTAAGACATTGCGAGTATATGTAGAATCCGTGTTACGTTATGGATTACCACCACATTTCAACACTAAGATTGTGGCTGTACCTCCAAAGAATTTGGAGAAATGTAAGAAGGAATTGATTGAAGCCTTTGGCTTCCTCGGTGGGAATGCCTTTGTGAAGGACAAGAAGGGTAAAATTAATAGCAAGGATACTTCGTTGAATCAATATTCAACATTGATTGATACTGATTATGAACCATTTGTGCTATACACTATTACTCTTTAG
- the NUP100 gene encoding FG-nucleoporin NUP100 (similar to Saccharomyces cerevisiae NUP100 (YKL068W) and NUP116 (YMR047C); ancestral locus Anc_2.610), giving the protein MFGSNRSMFGGGTNTSQPFGSTASTTTPAFGGLGNNSNPQSNAQSGFGGFGNTSNSNTGMFGNTNANTQTNSAGGGLFGQPVANTANSPFGSLSNNTNTTNTNAFGSGAGTASNNAFGANTSTASPFGMNKPTVGGGLFGQSNNTQNSMFGQQQQQQQPGQTNAFGQPKPMTNAFGSASNSAGSATGSTGLFGGALNTNAGGGGGGLFGQNNNANRVGTGAGMFGQNQQTAGGLFGQNQRNNQQQQQGATGGGLFGQSNATNTGMGMFGNQQNNQQQQGRGGMFGQANTQQQSGGMFGQSANNSNQLGGGLFGNRQPQQQQQGTGLFGQQQQQPQQNTASGGLFGSKPTNTGLFGQNNMQQQQQQPFGAAANQQSTGLFGSNTNTQTSGGGLFGNANQQQQAPGVFGQANNTGMGGTTSGGLFGAKPNATPTGLFGQSNNTNTLGGMGSTGGGLFGQQQQQQPQTQQQGTLGGGLFGNKPTSQPSTGGLFGQANTNQQPSQFGQNTVTTGGGLFGQQPQTGTTGGGGLFGANTNTNTTQLGGGMGQGATPNNTTGGGLFGATNNANTGGILGGNTANNATGGLFGNNKPTLGGATNTTSTGGLFGNKAALGSTTTTAGQSGSLFGAAKPVATAPTGNLGGLFGSKPATTGLSNTNAPPSTATSTTTSSLGTGLFGAKPTTAQGLQLNAPQAQTQGQGQGQLQEQPPVDNNLFKTVNLPSSITNSTNPTTGKVNAEVKRNATLSTMYRSSPKPLFSTKKIRNHSLNRFAAAPSPAPSPLLKESSSPLPGTVDNETAFSIFQEFLGYPNSKENSNDIGAKSSLAFQPDKESLKHLILNSRRTAKMEGVSSQTKNVKLAEPSSTYDTSKSNDSKQNSDNNLAVNDPRGIDKEPKKTPISIFDPKSSSSVSNDGKVPLPSPSTSLSPESSLAVQTIKKPKDDISFLGNGYYISPSIDSLKSKTLVQLRTVSNLKVGHEVFGKVEFLKPVDLSNILIDSICGKLVQFEPRSCFISKPTSQRVAKGEGMNVPARITIYNCFPVDKSTRKPIKDINHPLVKRHIMSMKKNNGTKFESYDPLVGTYVFVCEAPIED; this is encoded by the coding sequence ATGTTCGGTTCAAATCGCTCAATGTTTGGCGGTGGTACAAATACATCTCAACCATTTGGTTCAACAGCCTCCACTACTACACCTGCATTCGGTGGATTAGGAAACAATTCCAACCCCCAATCTAATGCTCAATCTGGATTCGGTGGGTTTGGTAACACTAGTAACTCAAATACCGGGATGTTCGGTAACACCAATGCCAATACGCAAACAAACAGCGCTGGTGGTGGATTATTTGGTCAACCTGTAGCAAATACAGCTAACTCTCCCTTTGGTTCCTTATCAAACAATACCAATACTACTAATACTAATGCATTCGGTAGTGGCGCTGGTACAGCATCTAATAATGCATTTGGTGCCAATACTTCCACAGCATCTCCCTTCGGAATGAATAAACCAACAGTAGGTGGAGGTTTGTTTGGtcaatcaaataatactCAAAACTCAATGTTCGgtcaacaacaacaacaacaacaaccgGGGCAGACAAATGCTTTCGGGCAACCTAAACCTATGACTAATGCGTTCGGATCTGCTTCAAATTCAGCAGGAAGTGCTACTGGTTCCACTGGTTTGTTCGGTGGAGCTTTAAATACAAATGCtggaggaggaggaggaggtTTGTTTGgtcaaaataataatgctaaCCGTGTGGGTACCGGTGCAGGTATGTTTGGTCAAAATCAACAAACAGCGGGAGGACTCTTTGGTCAAAATCAACGAAATAatcaacagcaacagcaagGAGCAACAGGAGGAGGATTGTTTGGTCAATCAAATGCAACTAATACAGGTATGGGGATGTTTGGAAACCAACAAAACaatcaacaacagcaaGGAAGAGGAGGGATGTTCGGTCAAGCAAATACTCAACAACAAAGCGGAGGCATGTTTGGTCAATCCGCAAATAATTCGAACCAACTTGGCGGAGGCTTATTTGGAAATCGACAACcacagcaacagcaacaagGTACAGGTTTATTTGgtcaacaacaacaacaaccgCAACAAAATACTGCCTCAGGAGGATTGTTTGGCAGTAAACCAACAAATACAGGTCTTTTTGGACAAAATAACatgcaacaacaacaacagcaaccATTTGGTGCAGCTGCAAATCAACAATCAACTGGACTATTCGGTTCAAATACCAACACTCAAACATCAGGCGGCGGTTTATTTGGTAATGCaaaccaacaacaacaagcaCCTGGTGTATTCGGACAAGCAAACAATACTGGAATGGGTGGTACAACATCTGGTGGTTTATTTGGTGCTAAACCTAATGCAACACCAACGGGTTTATTTGGGCAATccaataatactaatacaTTAGGCGGAATGGGTTCTACAGGTGGTGGTTTGTTTGgtcaacaacaacaacagcaaccACAAACACAACAGCAAGGAACACTTGGCGGGGGGTTATTTGGTAATAAACCTACTTCACAACCATCTACAGGTGGTTTATTTGGTCAAGCAAACACTAATCAACAACCTTCTCAATTTGGTCAAAATACCGTTACAACAGGCGGCGGTTTATTCGGTCAACAACCACAGACAGGTACAACAGGTGGTGGTGGTCTATTTGGTGCAAATACTAATACAAATACTACTCAATTAGGCGGTGGAATGGGACAAGGGGCTACCCCAAATAACACCACAGGTGGCGGCTTATTTGGTGCCACTAATAATGCAAACACAGGTGGTATACTTGGCGGTAATACAGCAAACAATGCAACTGGTGGATTATttggaaataataaaccGACCTTAGGTGGTGCTACGAACACAACTAGTACCGGTGGATTATTTGGCAATAAAGCTGCTTTAGGTAGTaccacaacaacagcagGTCAAAGTGGTAGTCTGTTTGGAGCAGCAAAACCTGTTGCTACTGCTCCTACTGGAAATTTAGGTGGTCTCTTTGGTAGTAAGCCAGCTACTACTGGTTTGAGCAACACGAATGCACCTCCTTCAACTGCCACAAGTACAACAACTTCAAGTCTAGGAACAGGGTTGTTTGGAGCAAAGCCTACGACTGCCCAAGGTTTACAATTGAATGCACCACAAGCACAAACACAAGGTCAAGGCCAAGGGCAACTACAGGAGCAACCCCCagttgataataatttatttaaaactGTTAATCTTCCAAGTTCAATAACTAATTCTACTAATCCAACGACCGGTAAAGTCAACGCGGAAGTGAAAAGAAATGCAACATTATCAACTATGTATAGATCATCCCCAAAACCGCTATTCAgtacaaagaaaattagaAATCATTCATTAAACAGATTTGCTGCTGCTCCTTCTCCTGCACCTTCACCTTTACTAAAGGAATCGTCATCGCCTCTTCCAGGAACAGTCGATAATGAAACAGCATTCTCAATATTCCAGGAGTTTCTTGGTTACCCAAATAGCAAGGAAAATAGCAATGATATTGGTGCTAAATCATCGCTTGCATTCCAACCAGATAAAGAATCTCTAAAGCAtttgattttaaattcaagaagGACAGCAAAAATGGAAGGTGTATCATCACAAACTAAAAACGTTAAACTTGCTGAACCTTCTTCTACGTATGATACATCGAAAAGTAATgattcaaaacaaaactcTGATAATAACTTAGCTGTAAATGATCCTCGAGGAATCGATAAGGAGCCAAAGAAAACTCCAATAAGTATATTTGACCCAAAAAGCAGCTCTTCCGTATCTAATGATGGGAAAGTACCTTTACCATCTCCTTCCACTTCATTATCTCCTGAATCATCATTGGCAGttcaaacaataaaaaagCCAAAGGATGATATTTCATTCCTTGGAAATGGGTACTATATTTCCCCATCTATTGACAGTTTGAAATCGAAAACTTTAGTTCAATTACGTACAGTGtcaaatttaaaagttGGTCATGAGGTATTTGGTAAAGTCGAATTTTTGAAACCGGTTGATTTATCTAATATATTGATTGATTCCATATGTGGTAAACTAGTTCAATTTGAACCAAGAAGTTGTTTCATTAGTAAACCAACATCTCAACGAGTTGCTAAGGGTGAAGGGATGAACGTTCCAGCAAGAATAACTATATACAATTGTTTCCCTGTTGATAAATCCACAAGGAAGCCAATAAAAGACATAAATCATCCACTTGTTAAGAGACATATCATGAgtatgaagaaaaataatggtacaaaatttgaaagcTATGATCCATTAGTTGGGACTTATGTTTTCGTCTGTGAAGCTCCAATTGAAGACTAG
- the NDAI0C00510 gene encoding uncharacterized protein (similar to Saccharomyces cerevisiae MCM1 (YMR043W); ancestral locus Anc_2.608): protein MSDTNSKTPIEEPSTKERRKIEIKFIENKTRRHVTFSKRKHGIMKKAFELSVLTGTQVLLLVVSETGLVYTFSTPKFEPIVTQQEGRNLIQACLNVPDEEEEEEEDEDPENEGTNGMDTRSGIISPDTDNIHPDANVTYSNEAPQAHLDPETYSVPANQQPQFHDNRSNDVNNQNTYRYYQESQQHHQQPPF from the coding sequence atgTCTGACACAAACTCAAAGACTCCTATTGAAGAACCATCCACTAAGGAAAGAAGGAAGATTGAAATCAAgttcattgaaaataaaacaagaCGTCATGTCACTTTCTCTAAGAGAAAACATGgtataatgaaaaaagcATTTGAATTATCTGTATTGACAGGTACCCAAGTACTATTATTAGTCGTTTCAGAAACTGGATTGGTTTACACTTTTAGTACACCGAAATTTGAACCAATAGTTACTCAACAAGAAGGTAGAAACTTGATTCAAGCATGTTTAAATGTaccagatgaagaagaggaggaggaggaagatgaagacCCAGAGAATGAAGGCACGAATGGAATGGATACAAGATCGGGAATAATATCGCCAGATACAGATAATATACATCCTGACGCAAATGTCACATATTCGAATGAAGCTCCACAAGCCCATTTGGATCCTGAAACGTATTCTGTACCAGCGAATCAACAACCACAATTCCACGATAATAGGTCAAATGATGTTAATAATCAGAATACATATCGATATTACCAAGAAAGTCAACAACATCACCAACAGCCACCGTTCTGA
- the YNK1 gene encoding nucleoside diphosphate kinase (similar to Saccharomyces cerevisiae YNK1 (YKL067W); ancestral locus Anc_2.606), which yields MSQTERTFIAVKPDGVQRGLVSQILSRFEKRGYKLVGIKMLNASEELLTQHYAEHVGKPFFPKMVSFMMSGPIVATVWEGKDVVKQGRTILGATNPLSSAPGTIRGDFGIDLGRNVCHGSDSVESAEREINLWFKSEELTSWESNQSKWIYE from the coding sequence ATGTCTCAAACAGAAAGAACATTTATTGCCGTCAAACCAGATGGTGTCCAAAGAGGATTAGTTTCTCAAATCCTTTCCCGTTTTGAAAAACGAGGTTATAAACTAGTCGGTATTAAGATGCTCAATGCTAgtgaagaattattaactCAACATTATGCTGAGCATGTTGGTAAACCATTTTTCCCAAAGATGGTTTCATTCATGATGTCTGGTCCAATTGTCGCTACTGTTTGGGAAGGTAAAGATGTAGTTAAACAAGGTAGAACTATCTTGGGTGCTACTAATCCATTGAGTAGTGCTCCAGGTACCATTAGAGGTGATTTTGGAATTGATTTGGGTAGAAATGTTTGTCACGGTAGTGATTCTGTCGAGAGTGCTGAACGTGAAATCAATTTATGGTTTAAGAGTGAAGAACTAACTTCATGGGAATCTAACCAATCTAAGTGGATTTATGAATAA
- the YET1 gene encoding Yet1p (similar to Saccharomyces cerevisiae YET1 (YKL065C) and YET2 (YMR040W); ancestral locus Anc_2.603) has product MSLYFMALFGLLILEMSVLFISVLPLPNKIRKGIYKAYFKTTSSQESKTIIIILSVLVSLLFIDSWKRSQFRVTTYQSKQYQNVRRGGSGNEGIDDAPVTPLQALASRAYNQRNVYISGFILYFLVGIPTVMSIVRRLVKYDDLIKEQKKITEKTSIADDTKIGDTPSSKEIEGLENDLYEKMISLKGLQKQIKHLENYFDEMNKPLPIVKKEEVILKKDI; this is encoded by the coding sequence ATGAGTCTTTACTTTATGGCATTATTTGGCCTATTGATATTAGAAATGAGTGTTCTATTCATTTCTGTCTTACCCCTACCAAACAAAATTCGTAAGGGGATATACAAAGCATATTTCAAAACCACTTCCAGCCAAGAATCCAAAAcaatcattatcatcttaAGTGTGTtggtatcattattatttattgattcATGGAAAAGGTCTCAATTCAGAGTAACTACGTACCAAAGTAAACAATACCAGAATGTCCGTCGTGGGGGAAGCGGAAATGAAGGCATCGATGATGCCCCTGTAACACCCTTACAGGCATTGGCTTCAAGAGCTTATAATCAAAGAAACGTTTATATTTCTGgatttatattatatttcttagTGGGTATTCCTACCGTGATGAGCATTGTAAGAAGATTGGTCAAGTATGATGATTTGATTAAggaacaaaagaaaattactGAGAAGACAAGTATTGCAGATGATACAAAAATCGGAGATACTCCTTCAAGCAAAGAAATTGAGGGATTAGAGAATGATTTGTATGAAAAGATGATCTCTTTGAAAGGTttacaaaaacaaattaaaCATTTGGAGaattattttgatgaaatgaataaaCCTTTGCCGATTGTAAAGAAGGAGGAAGttattttgaagaaagatatttga